tgggattacaggcgcctgccaccacgcctggctaatttttatatttttagtagaaatggggttccaccatgttagtcaggctgatctcgaactcctgacctcaggtgatccgcccacctcagcctcccaaagtgctgggattacaggcgtgagccaccgcgcctggccattctAAAGCTTTACCTCTGTGGAACAAATTTTCACTGGAAGTCCAATGGGTTCCACAGTTTTGATGAGTTTTAAAAAGCTCTATGAGGCAGCTTGTTTGGTAAGAAAAGTATGGGAGGACCCAGTACTCCTTCTGTGACGATTCCCCCTAACCTTGCAGAAACTTaatgttttgattactgttttgaacagtggttcttaaacttcaACAGgcatcagaatcccctggagggcttgttaaaacagagaTTGCTGGAACCCACCCTTCAgtatttctgattcagtaagtttAAACAAACTGCCAATGCTGCGGGTCTGGAGGCCAGTTTGAGAACTCAGGATTTAAAACCTCAAATCCCACCATGCTATAAATCTCTGCTATACAGAATATGGACTCTAATGCTAATTCCTCTATGATTTTCCTGCTTGCTTCCTTGAGGTTCCTGCACCCCCTAAGTGGGGCCTTCTCATCTTCATGATACAAGGGAGTTAATAAATTTTACTCCTGGAAGCCcggaactccagcttgggtgttGTCCCTCCTCTCCCATCAACGAGTAATGCACTTGCAGTTTCCTGACTATAGGCTGATCTGTTTTCAGAGAGATAACTCTGTCCACATTAGCATCATCCTTCCTGAGCCTCACTCATAGTAGTATAGTAAGATCAGataggccggacatggtggctcacgtctgtaatcccagcactttgggaggccgagatgggcagatcgcgaggtcaggagatcgagaccatcctggccaacatggtaaaaccccgtctctactaatacaaaaattagctgggtttggtggtgcgtgcctgtaatcccagctactcgggaggctgaagcaggagaattgcttgaaccagggagtcggaggttgcagtgagccgagatcacaccactgtaccactgccctccagcctggcgacagagcaagactctgtcttcaaaaaaaaaaaaattcaggcaaaAAGAAGGAAGTGGAAGACGGTGGGAGGGGGAAGTCTCATTATACAAGCAGGACACTTTGAGGCATGTAACTTGTGGCGACAAGGACAATTGGACAGTTTAGATACATGTGTTAATAAACCGCTAGACAGTATTATAAACTAGATCAATACTATTGATTTCTTCCTAACACTCACAGACAAAATGAGATTAAAACAAAGGTAATTTTAAAGCATAGAACACACTTTGGCAAAAATGATAGCCACATGTGAGATGCCAGGAGGAAGAGGGGCGGCTTGAGGCAAGAGATCAAGTGGAAGGTTGGCTCAgaaagaggacaccaaaaacaAACTTAGCTGAGACAAGCCCTGGCCAAGCTCTCATCATCTGAACATCAGCCTAGGACTTTCCTATTACTGTTCTGCTACATCATGAACTGGATAGGTTTATAGGGGCTGACTTTGGAGCTCAACTGCCTAGGGTCTTCTATGAAATCATGTGCTTTGAAATACAGTCAAACACACAGTGAACACTTCAAACAAGTAAGATAGAAAGTGACTCTAAGTTTATTTCAAACAAGGGACGCTTGAAGTGAGTTTTTCGCCCCGATGACAAAGAACGCACGTGAGCTCACTGGCCCTCTATgcttctcttctccccttctggAACAGAAGACCTGCTCTAGAACCCATTTTAAGGGGCTCATCTGAGGTTCTTCCCATAAGCAGTGACTACAGCTAATCCCATTAAATGCTTCCCAGAAAGCACTTCTAAAACTGGATCTCCAGTTTAGACTTTTTCCCCAGTGGGTCCAAAGGAAGGATGAGTGGAAACAtgaagactattctttctcctgAGGCAGAATCAAGAATTTAAGCCATTGTGAAATCCAATCCAAGATATCCTCCAAGTCCAAAGCCATGTCCAGATTCTCGCCTCTCCAATCCATGAAAAGAGGAGATGAACAGGGGTATCCTCTCAGAGACACAGTTCCTCTTGATGGAGCTGAGTATATTTTTAACGGGCTGGGagacagaaatggggaaagagggTTTGGTTACTGGCTACTTAAAGGGCTTCTTTCCTAAGTGGGATCTTTGATGTTTGTCAAAGCTCGATCTCCAGCTGAAACTCTTCCCACAGTGCGAACATTTATAAGGCTTCTCTCCTGTGTGAACCCTCTGATGTCTATTGAAGTTTGATCTCTGAATGAAACTTTTCTCACAGATGGgacatttatagggtttctcgCCCGTGTGGATTTTCTCATGGTGGCGCAATCCTGAGAAGTCACTAAAGCCTTTCCCACAGTAATCACATTTACAGGGCTTCTCtcctgtgtgagttctctgatgCTTCACAAAGTCTGAACTCCGCAGAAAGGCTTTTTTGCAGATGGTGCACTGAAAGTATGTCTCTCCGTTGTGAGTTCTTTGGTGAAAAACAAGCTGAGAATTCCTATAAAAGGTCTTCCCACACTCCCTGCAGGTGGGGAGCTTCTGGGCCATGGGGGCCCTTGGCTGCCCCTTCTGGGaggtctctctcttctcctcaagcCACAGAGTGGACACTTCTCCTGAATGAGGATTAGGCAAATGCTGACCTAGTTGTTTCTCAGAAATCCTTTCCGGAGGAGAGAGCTGTTCCCCTGTTCCCTCATCCTGAATGTTTTGCACAGCCTCAGGGAGATTCTCTCCTTCTCCAAAGCATCCTGGCTCATCCTCACTGAAGAAGCCCCTCAAGGAAGCCTGAGAAGGAACCTCGCCTGAGGCTTGACAGGAAGCATGCAGGAGCTCCTGGTCCCTGTGATTCTCCAAGTTTAGGTTCTCCTTGTCATTCTCTTGTCTGTCtcctaaaagaagaaagaagatttgAAATGGTTCAAGTGCTGTGCCCTGTTTACTAACTCAATGTCAAAGAGAAGGTCAtcataaaacattcattttttttttttttttgagatggagtctcgctctgtcacccaggctggagtgcagtggtgcgatctcggctcactgcaaacttcgtctcctgggttcacgccattctcctgcctcagcctcccgagtagctgggactacaggcgcccaccaccacgcccggctaattttttgtatttttagtagagacggggtttcaccgtgttagccaggatggtgttgatctcctgacctcatgatccacatgcctcagcctcccaaagtgctgggattacaggtgtgagccaccgcgctcggcctcttttttttttttttaagggcatTAGTAAGTGAGGAAGAAAACTACCATATGCCTGAATGCTCAAACTCACTTCCCCTGTCCTGGGTTCAAGGCTAAATGGTTCGGCTCTGGAGCTGAGGATTTTTAAACAACACAGGAGCGCTCATAAAGTGATCACTCCATAAATAAAGCCACATGTATTTCTTAAGGTCCAGGAAAGGTCCAGTATTATAGGCAACTActgcttttaaaatgatttttatctgattatgtataaaagataaatatggtaacttaaaaaaaaaactcgaGAGAGAAATATATACAGAAGAAAACCAAATCCGCCTCAATCTTACCACCCAGAGATAACAACTATGAGTATAcatttcctttcagtctttttaatttaatctatATGTGTGTAGGTATATGCTATTTTCTGACATAATTTGTGTCATATTGTACATATCGTTCCATATCCAGCTATGTAGTATTTAATTGTGAATGGTGGCATTAATCAATGTAATATGGAGTCTCCCTCTCCCATTCATAAGACGCCCAGAATTTGTGAAATGCACGTGTCATTTTACCACAGTTGCAGTGCAGCAAGGTTGTACTATAAAAGTGAATCCCTTGATCTGTGCTTGAATCTAGTATTTACATGTGCTTTATTAAATCACACTAGCAACTGGAAGTTTGTTTTTCTCACCATAACTTGGGTTTTTGGCTATACTACTTAATGATGCatatagaaaatttttattttgatggtaGGATTTTCAACTTTTATACATGATTTTAACTATATAGATCTAAAGATGCAATTTACCTTTCTCTTTCTAAAGATCTCTAACTAAAGATCTTTCTAaagatctctttctctttctaaagaTCTCTAACTAAAGATCTAAACATGCCATTTACCTTTCTCTTTCATACATTAGTGTCTTTTCAATTGTCTGCCAGGGATCTAGGCATCTTCTAGAGAGCTAGATCTGAACTTGTGAAGTCAAAAAGCCTTAGAATGTCcctgaatctaaaaataaaataaaataaaataaaagccttagAATATATTCCTCTCCAATGGCAAAGGTACTttctcttgtctttaaaaaagcctttataaatatcattttattttttattttttatttttttttgagacggagtctcgctctgtcgcccagactggagtgcagtggccggatctcagctcactgcaagctccgccttctgggttcacgccattctcctgcctcggcctccagagtagctgggactacaggcgcccgccacctcgcccggctagttttttgtattttttttagtagagacggggtttcatcgtgttagccaggatggtctcgatctcctgacctcgtgatccgcccgtctcggcctcccaaagtgctgggattacaggcttgagtataaatatcattttaaagagGTGAGTAATGGCCCATCAAGAAGATGCCATAATAAACACATAATTTGTTCCCCTACCATGAAAATCTAATTTGCTTATTGTGTTTTTGCTAcaataaataatgctgtgatCAGCATTTTTCTTCATAAGTTTTTGCCCACATTTCTCATCAATACCTCAAAGGAATTTCTCAAAGTGGAATTACTGTGTCAACAGGCATAAATATTAAGGCTCTTGACACCTACTGGTAACCCAGCTTCCAGAACAACTCTGCCATCCTCTCATATGTGAAATTGGGCAGAGGGGGAAGCAGGTATTCAATacttaaatattgaatatttttaaacatgccaTTTAGATGGATGAAAAAtggtttttcattgttttaaattttaattcttaagTTATGAAAGGATGAATCTTTATCACATTCATGAGCTATTTTTCATACTCGAGGACTACTGCTCATATTTTACTGGGAAAGTACATTTTTCGTATCAactttctttaactctttctatattaacaaaaataatcatttatctGTCATGTTCATGAAAActgtttcttgttgttgttgttttttttgagatggagttttgctttgtcacccaggctggagtgcagtggcgtgatctcggctcactgcaacctctgcctcccaggctccagcaattctcttgcctcagcctcctaagtagctgggattacaggtgcccaccaccatgcctggctaatttttgtagtgtagttagatggggtttcaccatgtcggcgaggctggtctcaaactcctgacctcaaatgatccgcctgcctcagcctcccaaagtgctgggattacaggcatgagccaccgcgctggcctGATCATGCTAAATTCTTATACAGACCAGCATCTCTTTCTATGCtcccttttctgttccattgatctgtgcaTCTACTTTTATATCAGCATCAcactattttaatgatttttaccTTTATAATACAagacttaatattttcagatctAGCATTCATGAAACATTCTTctttcaaaacttttttaaaaaaactattcttgcatgttatatttttccagaaaactactttaaaaactttaatccTTTGGATTTTGATTAGAAGGGGAAGTAGATGACTTTTTGAGACTGCCCCCTGCTGGCCTGTTTTAACTAGGAGCTGTTCTTCCATACGGTCAACTATAACAGCATATTCACTCTCGACATTGATTTTTGCCCCTGATCTGAGTCCAGATCTGGTAAACTAGCACACTGTTGTAGTTTTCAAACCAGGCCTTTCCCATCTGGTTACTGTGACTTCCACAATTATTCCACGTCTCTTCCCCAGACAGCCGGACTCCCGCACTGACTTCCTGCAGACTTCTTTCCTCCAAGTGTTCCCTTCCTATCTGTCCTACACGTTGCTGCCAGATTCATCGTCCTAAACCTCTTTCCACATAtccttcgttttttttttttttttttttttgagacgaagtttcattcttgttgcccaggctggagtgcaatggtgtggtctcggctcactgcaacctccgcctctcaggttcaagcgaattctcctgcctcagcctcccaagtagctggtattacaggtgcccaccactatgcccagctataaatatatatatacacacacacacacatatacacacacacacacacacgtatatatatattgcatttttagtagagacaggaacgtataatagtttttttgttttgttttgttttgttttgcctatcAAGGCGGGATGACCCTTGTAGACTCCTCACATCTGGTTACAGGCAGTATCTAATGGGACCATGTCAGCAGAGGTGGGatgagggaaaaacaaacaaacaaacaaaatgagtaGGAATATAGTAGCTATAAATCACAAATAAGATCAGACTACTAGGAGCTATATGAGAAGTCTCTGTAGCTTCCATTCCATTCTACTATGAACTCAAAACTGCCCTAAAAAATAGTCTATAAAAAAAATCCTACTGCAACGACCTCCAAAGCAATATTTTCAACCTTCTCTGACTACAACCCACAATAAGTTCTACGGACTAAACTGTGATccccccaaaattcttatgttgaagccctagcccctaataaaaatgtatttggaggtggggcctggggcctttgggagggaTTAGGTCTAGATGAGGTTCtaagggtggagtcctcatgatgggattagtttcctgtctccccttctccctctctctcacctccCCCCTCCCAgtctctccctgcctctccctgtctcctctccccaacccccctCTCTGCTCtgtgatgacacagcaagaaaagCGAGGTC
The Papio anubis isolate 15944 chromosome 17, Panubis1.0, whole genome shotgun sequence genome window above contains:
- the ZNF18 gene encoding zinc finger protein 18 isoform X1, producing the protein MESPSCQVGEVEPHLEVVPQELGLENSSVGPGELLSHIVKEESDTEAELALAASQPARPEERLIRDQDLGASLLPAAPQEQWRHLDSTQKEQYWDLMLETYGKMVSGAGISHSKPDLTNSIEYGEELAGLYLHVNEKVPRPTCIGDRQENDKENLNLENHRDQELLHASCQASGEVPSQASLRGFFSEDEPGCFGEGENLPEAVQNIQDEGTGEQLSPPERISEKQLGQHLPNPHSGEVSTLWLEEKRETSQKGQPRAPMAQKLPTCRECGKTFYRNSQLVFHQRTHNGETYFQCTICKKAFLRSSDFVKHQRTHTGEKPCKCDYCGKGFSDFSGLRHHEKIHTGEKPYKCPICEKSFIQRSNFNRHQRVHTGEKPYKCSHCGKSFSWRSSFDKHQRSHLGKKPFK
- the ZNF18 gene encoding zinc finger protein 18 isoform X2, with the translated sequence MESPSCQVGEVEPHLEVVPQELGLENSSVGPGELLSHIVKEESDTEAELALAASQPARPEERLIRDQDLGASLLPAAPQEQWRHLDSTQKEQYWDLMLETYGKMVSGGDRQENDKENLNLENHRDQELLHASCQASGEVPSQASLRGFFSEDEPGCFGEGENLPEAVQNIQDEGTGEQLSPPERISEKQLGQHLPNPHSGEVSTLWLEEKRETSQKGQPRAPMAQKLPTCRECGKTFYRNSQLVFHQRTHNGETYFQCTICKKAFLRSSDFVKHQRTHTGEKPCKCDYCGKGFSDFSGLRHHEKIHTGEKPYKCPICEKSFIQRSNFNRHQRVHTGEKPYKCSHCGKSFSWRSSFDKHQRSHLGKKPFK